In the genome of Epinephelus moara isolate mb chromosome 14, YSFRI_EMoa_1.0, whole genome shotgun sequence, the window AAGCAAAAACGTAGAGAGTGAAGCTAACGCACCTAGCCATGCGACACCTGCTGCTAACTCAGCAGCTGCAGGCAAGCTCAAGCGAGAgaaaacccaaaaatattcagaggATTAACTCAGGTTTATACTACAATGTACTCTGTCCCTCTTTAAGCTATGGGGTCCTTGGCTTGTTGAATACTCCGTTGAATACCCTTGTTATAAGGCATGTTCTGCATGTGACTCTTTGTTGCTGCAGTTTAGCTAGTTCGTTAGCTAGAATTCATCCTGTTTGTCTTCTCTGATTCTgggtaaaacaacaaaacatagtATATCCTAAAATGTTGGAATATTTCTCTAATCTATAAACCTTGATGAttaacaacacacaaaacaaatgaacacacaacataaagcactgaaatgaaaatatgaaatatgttaCATCAGTCATTGAACAGGTATCTGTCAGGCTCTATTAAGTTTAGTCACGTCTCAACCGACAGGTCAAAGAGCATTCAACATGTCCGTgaaaatatgttaagaaaatgTAAACGTGACACATTACATTTATCATTAACACATTCACCATTCAGAAACATGTTCATTACCCGATAATGAAAAACAGGATGAAAActatgtgatgatgatgatgatgatggtgggaGTGTTGTACCTTTCTCGTGCTCGCCAAGGTGTTCTCTGTGAGCTCTGGATCCGACTCTCCTGAGCTTCTCAAAGGGAATACGAAACTTCCGCTTTCGTTTGTGTTCAGTTTTCCCGCTttgactgttgttgttgttttcatcatgaTCAACGATGATGTCGGAGTATTCGTCATCTTCGGGAATACTTGTTTCTTCGTCTTCCTCATCGTCAGGTTCAGGCACTACACTGGCATTATCAGGTTTTTCAGCTGACAGAATTTTTACATCAAGTTGTTGGACAGGTGGCTCTTCATCTTCATTGTCATCGTCATCATCCACCTCTGTCGTCTCAACTTTGTCCCGtttttctccttcctcctcctcttctggaGTCTCATCATCGTCCAGATCTAAAGTTTGATCGTCCTGGTCAGTTTTAACAAACTGATCTTTGACGTCAGTGTCAGTTATTCCAATGTTTTCTTCATCAACATGAAGATCTTCATCTtcagtctcctcctcctcagcctcttcttctgtttttgtctcctcCTCTTTATCTTCTACCAGAACTTGTTCAGTTTTtggctcctcctcttcctcctccttagCTCCCACCAAATCTTCTTCAGTTTggatctcctcttcctcttccaccACAAGTTCTGAttttgtctcctcctcctcctcttctactgcttcttcttcagtttttgtctcctcctcctcctcctcatctgctACTGTGTCCCCTTCAGTttttgtctcctcctcctcctcatcttctaCTGTGTCCCCTTCAGTttttgtctcctcctcctcctcatctgctACTGCGTCCCCTTCAGTTttggtctcctcctcctcctcctcctcctcctcctcctcatcctcatcagcaTCTTCTACTGTGTCCCCTTCAGTttttgtctcctcctcttcctccccatcTTCCACCAACGCTTCTTCAGCTttggtctcctcctcctctaccaAATCTTCCATTGTggcctccccttcctcctccttctcttttaCAGCAtcttcttctgttgttgtttcctCCTCGTCCCTTTCAACCAAAACTTCTTCAGCTTTGGTCTCCTCTTCTTCAGTATCTGGTTTAATATCTCCCTCTTCCTGTTCTTCTTCGTCATCCTTTTGTTTtaattcctcctcctcttctgtacCAAGGCTTTCCTTATCTTCTtttacctcctcctcctgctgtgctgTACCCTCCTCTGTTTTAATTTCCTCTTCCTCAGTATCAGTCTCCTTTTCTTCATCTTCCAGTGATGGCTCACGTTCAGCCTCCTCGGCGTCAACATGTTTCACTAGTGATGTGATAGTGACAAATTTAGTGCCTGTTACTGATCCTGTATCTGACTAATTAATGTGACTATTAAAGAAAAACCGAAGGAATACCATCATCTTCCTCTGCCTCGGTCACATCTTCTTCACTGGTGGCTTCAGTGGGAACTTCGGCCTCCTCCTCAGTCTTTaactgtgctgcagcagcagcagcttcatcTCTGGCAGCTTGCATGATCTCTGCAACTGTATCATCAACCCATGTGACCTTTCTTATCTGACCTTCTCATCTTTTACACGGACACGCAGCCCCAAACTTATTTTCAGGTGCGGAAGAATTTGATGGGGTGAAATGGGAACAATGACCACTCATAATATTATATACTGGAGTACACACCACGTGCTGCAGTTCATGACCCTCCTCATTTGCTTAAAGAGctgtatacaacattcagagtCTGGGACAGAGTTTTCTGCACACAATTATCAACatgaggtggctgagccagtgcTAACTCAAAAAGTGCTAACAAtagtaacagtgctgacagagctaacattaACCTGGGGGGAAACTAGAGAGCTGGCGCTATGCTTCCAtcatatgagcacagtgcagaacAGCAGCGACATtacacagagaagctcagagtAGAGCACACACAGTGGCAGTGTGATTTCATGACACCATTACTCGACTATACTACACTACCAGAACAAATAGTTGTTTGCAACTATAaaaatgttctgaatgttgtacacagctcctttaaaatgaGCTTACCGCAAACAAATCTTAGGAAatgaccaaaaccaaaaatgcaGGAGTTTATCTGTCAATACTTTATGACATCCctactgaagatgtaaatctaaaaacaaaaaatttacaaaacaaagaaaaagtgtcATATATGtacagtttcatttttaaaaaaaggttggtaggtgtaaaaaaaatagcTGGGCACTGTGCTTTAGTCCAACAGTGGTAAATACTGGGTTTATTGCAGGCTATTTTCAGCCGCGTAATAATACACATTTCTTGCTCTAGTAactatttacagcagcagaacagtGTATAGGGGACACtttattaaataaacaaaagcgttaaaatgtgcatcataGTGAAAGAAACCGTCACCCAGTGAAATAATGTGGCTCACTGTGGTGTTTTAAAAGATTTGgccaggggcgaaaatcccatttcatagttgggggggacaataaacagtaaaattttggagaataattccagggggggacaaggaaaaaaagttgtagcctgtcttttatacaacatcttttaccgcaatttgacgctttaatcttttctctatctctccaacaggcaggcataGGACCTTTATTAGCACTGGCTGcacctgcacatgtccagatttaaaacaaaatgattgaaatcaaattaacatgtagatttaaaacaaaatgattgaaatcaaattaacatgtacacaaTGACAACAGTCAGGTGCGCCGTGTtgtccaaggtgctgagtgtgtctggagcagagcaggtctctgtctccccgtgcgcagtagtgtgaatatttatgctattaagtaaacggagaaaacatgtctcttattgtttaatagcagcaaaacaataaggcttcattcatcaaagaccgaaactcgatctctctccttctcttcctctttttcatcTGGCTCAGGTGTGTGTAATGGATCTGTCatctctggctggctgcaggagcaaactgttttgtttgtttttttcgttGTTTTACCGGCAGTGagataaacatttcctgcaattaaactggtaaactggtttataaacagtgtgctgtgagatctgccgctgcgcacctcaaaACCGTGCGTAATANNNNNNNNNNNNNNNNNNNNNNNNNNNNNNNNNNNNNNNNNNggcttttgaacaatgcaggagaaatgttgcagacagtttatattatcagcctgggcctggggcttgttgtaacagtaaatgggatgtgttgtaacttgtatAAGTTAAACTGTATCTACgagtgtacatcttaccccGCTTACACGCTGCAACTGCTGCCAAGTACTAACGGCTgctagccccgcccgttggaaagagtgtgggatataccactgctaggaatgggagggggggggctaaatcttttaagatttaaatagcacattattgcgcgattataatgagcactgCTTACactgtgcttttaataaatactactgcattgttcaaaaattattaattgtgtctcaaattattctaggggggtacagctttactgaagggggagtcatgtcccccctgtccccctcgggatttccgcccctggaTTTGGCACAACAGTGGAGGTCTATGGTAGTGATGGGTATGAATACAAGATTACTAGATTAGACTAGACTACATTACTGTCACACCTACCTGATTGAGTTTTCTAAAATTATGTAAATAGGCTACTATATACTGAACATCAGATATTCTTTTTGAATGGAAAGAGGGTCACATTGTGGGTTGTTTGTAGCTTTAATGTTTCTAGGCTAGCAAACAATTTAAGTGTGAATACTCGATGTGGGACAGGCAAATAAAATAGGCCTATATAAGGCTTTGGCTACACAGACAAAACTTCCTGGCTGGATGAATTCATTTTTGGTTTTAGTCTTTTCATGtgatttgttgacaaaaagagaaatatgGAATATTCCCCAACTTAAGGCCTTCACAAACTagttatctttttattttccctgctATTAATTTGCATGTCgaaatattttttcaacttttgtttttgaaaaatattaagCAGTTACTTCTATTGGGAAAAGGTCAATTTTTCTCAGTGTTCGCCCCGCAAATACAGGAATCAACAAATCTGTTACCACAAATTCACATCGCTGCCAGAATATATCATTTTGATGCACAATATTTACAGGCAAGTATTTAATAtttgtgtggtgtttttttgtcaCGCCCTCAGTGTGTGAAGGCCTTTACTCTCTTTCCTCCCATCACCATTCCCCAAAATTTTAccactcaaaatgactacattcATTAATATTCCAAAGGCTAACTTCTGAAACATGTGGTGTGCACTTGAATGACTCCATGCAAAGATAAAATGTAATATTCCACACAGTAACACGTCATTCAGTCCAAACAATCCAGagacatacaaacacagatacaGTATATCACAGATGTTTAAATGGATGAAATACAGGTGGCAGTTGGTCAGTCAGAGGAATGCAACTCCAAAGGACACATATTAAAGACAAATTTTCATGCTCAGTATGACATAgaaatatagatatatatatttttaaaaacatatagaaCAAAACAAATACTGGAACAtgaatggaaaaacacatgaatgcagAGTTCCATGAAATGTAACATCCCACAAACGGGCAGTGTGACAAACAGAGGGAGATATGCACTTCATCCTTACATAGACATTTATTACAATGGAAGTACACAGTGGTTATGCGGCATATTTGTTAAAGTGCAAATGGAGTTTGTTTAAACAAGACTGACATACAGTTTCATTGTACTTCAGGCTAAGTGTACTATACACTCAACAGAGCACACCAGGTCATACAAAGaagaatgaaaaacaaaaatcaatgcAAGCATGCATGAAAGGCGACTAGCTGCTGGCAGCACACACTGCACATGTctataaataaacattacagtGCAGTTCTGCTGTAAATGGTGGTGTTTTCTTACCTTTTTCAAACGGTGGCAGAAATTCACCTACATTTCAAAGAAAGAGTGGTGATGAGAGAGAATTAGCTTCATTTTTGACTCATGATTTAAGTGTTACAGCAAAGAAAAGGGAGTAAAAATAGTATCATTACTCACCTTTCCTTTGTACCAGAGGTATATCAGCTGGGGGAGCTACAGTTTCATCCAAACAAAGAGAATCAGAATCAGTCAGAATCAGATGTGTTTTGCAGGTAAGATGCTTTTAGGTAAATTAAAACTACTAAAAAGTGAAACCTTTTTCAGTTACAACATTTACAACTGGAGGAGCAACAGGTTCACCtgaaacaagaaagaaaaaatgatgATATATGCATCAAAGTACGCATTTATGAATCTTTTAGTAAAGTTTATGTTATTATAACTGATGCAAACCAGCATACCTTGTTCACCAACAAGCATACTGGACATGTAGGCCACGAACAGATCTTTCTTGTCTGTGAACTCCAACACAGCGTCTTCCACAACTTTCATGGGGTCAATGGACACTTCAGGTAAGATCCCTAAATATTACAACACCACAGAGTCAGTGAAAGCTGGTGTTAATAATACAAAGAAAGTAGTTAcagtaaatgtaaacacaataaTATTCCAGTATAACATTTATATGTCGTCATATGTAAGAACAGACCTTGGTCACCAGTCAGCGTTGTGGAGACGTAGCTCACGAGCATGTTAATCTGCTCTGTGGCGGTTTCTGCTGTTCTCTTCAGAGCTGACATGGGGCTGAATCCCACAGCGTTCTGGATATCTGATCAGCAGACAGGTCAAAGTGAAAACTGCTGTTAGCAGGCTACAGTAGAGCATACATAGTAGTGGTAGATCAACATTACAGAGGATTATTAGGTCCAGGCATAGAGAcaaaaattgaaaccacagagatttaaaaaaagaaatcgcATCACAAGAAGCCAAATGGCAAGAGTAAAATCATCTCCTCTGGTCATCAAATTGTGACTTGTGACAAAATATATCCTCTATTTATTGCACGCAGGTGTAACCATCTTGCATCGTCCATTACCAGCTAGTTAAGTTTGCACGAGTGCGGCCAACTCCTCCAAGATTGTGTAGTTTCTCCTTCTGGACAGACGTAGTTTTCGGCACAATCTCTCAAAAGTTATGATAGCGTGCTAATTAGCACACTGTTTATGGGCTAATTGTTACTATCACCAATTCATCTACACTAGATATTTTGTGGAGGCAGCCATATGCACTGACGCTAATAGTCTGATTTACTCTCAAACGTTCGACTGTAACAATAtaactttattctcgaaatgcaagaaaaaaaatctttcttcTCTGACTTATTATTTCTTATGCCTGGCACTAAGACTAAAGTTTGACTTCATTCTTAAACATTTCAACTTAATCGTAGAtattttcagctttattttagacatttttactTTGTCCTCAACATTTTCACTTTATTCTCGACATTTCAACTTCATTCTTGTAAtacaaaattttgaaaaatctctttttttccttatgCTTGGCCCCAATACTCCTCAGTACATACATAGATTAGATAAAGGTTAGAATACTGTACCTTTTACTGTGTCCAGTATTACATCAAAGATAGTACAGAAAACATTCTGGATGTATCCTGCTATCCCACTCACAAAGTCGTTAATAGCACTGATGGCATTTCTGCCAGCAACCACAGGGTCAATGAAGCTAATGTCAGTGGTTCCTGAGAAGAGCAAACATTCAAGccaacaaattattattattattgttgttattattattattattattacgttATATGGACATTTTAAAAGACACCTTTAGACAACTAGGACAACATATTGGCCAGTAGTGAATAATTGTCAATACAAAAAGTCCTGTTATAAACTCACAACAAACACAAGCTAAGAGTTATGGGGAATAATGTTGATTTAGTCATAAACTTAGGCAACAAATAAGGATTCAACAATACAGGCGTGGAATACAAAGGTTAAAATATGACACAGGTACCTTTGGTTATTTCCAGTATACTGTCTATGGTGCCACAGAGCACGTCCCGGATGGAGCCCACTATTCCATTGACATACTCATTAGTGGTACTGAAGGCACTTCTGCCAACTACCACAGGGTCCATGTAGCTGATATCCACAGCTCCTGAGGAGGACAAATAGAAATCAAATAAGGATGCATGTATAAAAACAATACTGTATgctgtgttttaatttgttaaGAGGTACAGATTAGAAAGATATAACAAGTAGAGTAAATACCTTTCACTACATCCAGAAATGTGTCCAAAATGGCACAAAGCACACCCTGGATGTAGCGCCCCACTCCACACATGTACTCATTTGTAACACTGAAGACATTTCTGCCTATGACCACAGGGTCTATGTAGCTAAGGTCAACTTTTCCTGAGAAAAACAAGGACATTTATGGGGGAAaatcattttattaacattaacattaacattaacattaacacaaGTATTACTGAAGTACAGTGTTACTTGCATTAGTCTTTTTCTTCTCAGGTTAGTAAGGCAATTATCACATTATTTGCTTGTTAGTAAAAAAGGGGGAGGCAGACAAATTCCTTAATAAGAAATAAGCAATAAAATATGAGATACATACCTTTATTTATACCCGATATAGTGCCCAATACAGTGTCCACTATAGCACACAGTCTGTCCCTGAAGGTGCCCACAACTCCACCCATGAAGTCATTCGTTGAATGGAAAGCTTGTCTCCCAATGACCACAGGGTCCACATAGCTGAGGTAGAAGTTCCCTGTGGGTTTGGGAGTAGATTATTAGAGTCATGGTTGCATCACATGTATGCTAaaatttttgtgtgtgttttcataccTTCCTCATCTGAAAAATATCGAACAACTCCATCTTTTGCTTCCGATATTTCCTCTGCTGCGTAGGTGGCGACGGACATGGGGTCACTTAAATCAGGTGCACATTCTAAGGGGGGCAGAAATATGAGAGTCATATATTACAATACTTACTTCAacacttttaaaaaagtgaCATGCATTCGGTCTCTCGTACATACCTTGAAACTTATTGAGCAGACTGGATACTTCATCAACAGCGTCGTTTACAGCTTGCACGGGGTCGGTAACAATTTGCTGAATGTCTTGAGAATAATAACAGATAATATGATGATAAGAATGTCTGATTAATTGAAATTCCAAtaaagagacatttttaaaacattttatggtaTTTGTGACTAACCGGGGACGGCCTTGTACTCCACAAAGTCAAACATCACCACTCCCACCACCAGCCAGGACAGGAGAG includes:
- the LOC126400552 gene encoding uncharacterized protein LOC126400552 isoform X1; its protein translation is MAEGASSAAGGSNAAAAAQPSSLKSAGLGFLRKLKVSAELLIALAALLSWLVVGVVMFDFVEYKAVPDIQQIVTDPVQAVNDAVDEVSSLLNKFQECAPDLSDPMSVATYAAEEISEAKDGVVRYFSDEEGNFYLSYVDPVVIGRQAFHSTNDFMGGVVGTFRDRLCAIVDTVLGTISGINKGKVDLSYIDPVVIGRNVFSVTNEYMCGVGRYIQGVLCAILDTFLDVVKGAVDISYMDPVVVGRSAFSTTNEYVNGIVGSIRDVLCGTIDSILEITKGTTDISFIDPVVAGRNAISAINDFVSGIAGYIQNVFCTIFDVILDTVKDIQNAVGFSPMSALKRTAETATEQINMLVSYVSTTLTGDQGILPEVSIDPMKVVEDAVLEFTDKKDLFVAYMSSMLVGEQGEPVAPPVVNVVTEKGFTF
- the LOC126400552 gene encoding uncharacterized protein LOC126400552 isoform X2, with the protein product MAEGASSAAGGSNAAAAAQPSSLKSAGLGFLRKLKVSAELLIALAALLSWLVVGVVMFDFVEYKAVPDIQQIVTDPVQAVNDAVDEVSSLLNKFQECAPDLSDPMSVATYAAEEISEAKDGVVRYFSDEEGNFYLSYVDPVVIGRQAFHSTNDFMGGVVGTFRDRLCAIVDTVLGTISGINKGAVDISYMDPVVVGRSAFSTTNEYVNGIVGSIRDVLCGTIDSILEITKGTTDISFIDPVVAGRNAISAINDFVSGIAGYIQNVFCTIFDVILDTVKDIQNAVGFSPMSALKRTAETATEQINMLVSYVSTTLTGDQGILPEVSIDPMKVVEDAVLEFTDKKDLFVAYMSSMLVGEQGEPVAPPVVNVVTEKGFTF
- the LOC126400552 gene encoding uncharacterized protein LOC126400552 isoform X3, whose product is MAEGASSAAGGSNAAAAAQPSSLKSAGLGFLRKLKVSAELLIALAALLSWLVVGVVMFDFVEYKAVPDIQQIVTDPVQAVNDAVDEVSSLLNKFQECAPDLSDPMSVATYAAEEISEAKDGVVRYFSDEEGNFYLSYVDPVVIGRQAFHSTNDFMGGVVGTFRDRLCAIVDTVLGTISGINKGKVDLSYIDPVVIGRNVFSVTNEYMCGVGRYIQGVLCAILDTFLDVVKGAVDISYMDPVVVGRSAFSTTNEYVNGIVGSIRDVLCGTIDSILEITKDIQNAVGFSPMSALKRTAETATEQINMLVSYVSTTLTGDQGILPEVSIDPMKVVEDAVLEFTDKKDLFVAYMSSMLVGEQGEPVAPPVVNVVTEKGFTF